A single region of the Paramicrobacterium fandaimingii genome encodes:
- the murJ gene encoding murein biosynthesis integral membrane protein MurJ, translating to MADPEPSPRDNIGRASLFLASGTIVSRLLGFAKAVLLAAAIGSVGSASADAFGVANALPNQIYSIVAGGVLSAILVPTIVRAIVGEDRGRAYINKLLTVALVLLLAVTLVVTIAAPYIVNLYLLSGDIDPEARALATAFAYWCIPQVLFYGLYSLVGEILNAHKLFGPFTWAPAVNNVIAMAGLVTFMVIFGADAAGARLVSEWSPSMIMVLAGSATAGIAAQALTLFFFWRRIGLSYRPDFRWRGIGLRATGKLAGWTFASLLLTQLGGLVQTNVAMLASGQGASTSALQNSWLIIMLPHSVIAVSVATAYFTRMAEHVHAGRLESMKEDVARAARQITLLVVPAGAVIAVVALPFSSLFNGTHDQAGQMALVILAYLGNLLPFTLLFVVQRTFFALGDTRTPFLSAVVQVSVFITLCLLCSMLPPETIGVGLAASISVAGLVQLIVGYLLLRRKIGGLGARPVLLAVLRFVLAALPAAAVGWLITWQLGATVDGGFAVGSALGAIATMAIVGIAMALVYFGILLLTRTPDLKGALAPLRRRLGR from the coding sequence ATGGCTGATCCCGAGCCGAGCCCGCGCGATAACATCGGTCGTGCCAGCCTGTTTCTCGCGTCGGGAACGATCGTCAGTCGCCTTCTCGGGTTCGCGAAGGCCGTGCTTCTCGCCGCCGCCATCGGCAGCGTCGGGAGTGCGAGCGCCGACGCATTCGGCGTCGCCAACGCCCTGCCCAACCAGATCTACTCGATCGTCGCCGGGGGAGTGCTCAGCGCAATCCTCGTGCCAACGATCGTGCGGGCGATCGTGGGGGAGGACCGCGGGCGGGCCTACATCAACAAGCTGCTGACCGTTGCGCTCGTGCTGCTCCTCGCGGTGACGCTCGTCGTCACGATCGCGGCGCCGTATATCGTCAACCTGTATCTGCTCAGCGGCGACATCGACCCCGAAGCGCGCGCCCTCGCCACGGCTTTCGCGTACTGGTGCATTCCCCAGGTGCTGTTCTACGGCCTCTACTCTCTCGTCGGCGAGATTCTCAACGCGCATAAGCTCTTCGGACCCTTCACATGGGCGCCAGCCGTCAACAACGTCATCGCCATGGCTGGGCTCGTCACCTTCATGGTGATTTTCGGGGCGGATGCCGCGGGCGCACGGCTTGTCAGCGAGTGGTCACCCTCCATGATCATGGTTCTTGCGGGGTCTGCCACAGCAGGAATCGCGGCTCAGGCACTCACCCTGTTCTTCTTCTGGCGCCGCATCGGGCTGTCGTACCGTCCCGATTTTCGTTGGCGAGGCATTGGCCTGAGGGCAACGGGGAAGCTCGCAGGCTGGACGTTCGCGTCGCTTCTGCTCACGCAGCTGGGAGGGCTCGTGCAGACGAACGTGGCGATGCTCGCGTCTGGCCAGGGCGCATCAACGTCGGCCCTTCAGAACTCCTGGTTGATCATCATGCTTCCGCACTCGGTCATTGCCGTTTCCGTTGCGACTGCATACTTCACCCGCATGGCCGAGCACGTGCACGCGGGACGGCTTGAGAGCATGAAAGAAGACGTCGCGCGCGCCGCCAGGCAGATCACGCTTCTCGTCGTCCCCGCTGGGGCCGTGATCGCCGTTGTCGCGCTGCCCTTCTCAAGTCTCTTCAACGGGACACACGACCAGGCCGGTCAGATGGCACTGGTGATCCTCGCATACCTGGGAAACCTGCTCCCCTTCACGCTGCTGTTCGTCGTGCAGCGAACGTTCTTCGCTCTCGGCGACACCCGCACCCCGTTCCTCTCCGCCGTCGTGCAGGTGAGCGTGTTCATCACCCTCTGCCTGCTGTGCTCAATGCTCCCTCCCGAGACAATCGGCGTCGGGCTCGCCGCATCCATCTCGGTCGCCGGCCTCGTGCAGCTGATCGTCGGCTACCTCCTGCTGCGACGCAAGATCGGCGGTCTCGGCGCACGGCCCGTTCTTCTCGCCGTTCTGAGGTTCGTTCTCGCTGCCCTCCCCGCCGCAGCCGTTGGGTGGCTCATCACGTGGCAGTTGGGGGCAACCGTGGACGGAGGCTTTGCCGTTGGCTCAGCGCTCGGTGCCATCGCGACGATGGCGATCGTCGGAATCGCCATGGCCCTCGTCTACTTCGGCATCCTCCTTCTCACGCGCACCCCAGATCTCAAGGGTGCGCTCGCCCCGCTGCGACGTCGTCTCGGACGCTGA